Proteins encoded by one window of Blautia faecicola:
- a CDS encoding sulfate/molybdate ABC transporter ATP-binding protein yields MYIELKNINKSFGDFQASKEVNFAIEKGKLVGLLGPSGSGKTTILRMLAGLEHQDSGDICINGNVVNDLPSSQRGIGFVFQNYALFPYLTVYDNIAYGLKIQKKDKKFIKQRVTELLDLVGLPGLEKRYPDQLSGGQRQRIALARALAPNPELLLLDEPFAAIDAKVRQELRTWLRETIDKIGITSIFVTHDQDEAIEVADEIIITNEGRVEQMGDPVEIYLHPKTPFVAQFIGKSSIIEDYGKLKGFDSIGPDTKAIIRPEFVEIKNPKDITEESSIYEHATVEQSIFRGNYFEVLLNIRGITLRTNSPLVNGPLKSGDKVWVVINQMYVFDDKTTTTLTNKGLDISSMYYI; encoded by the coding sequence ATGTATATTGAATTAAAAAATATCAATAAATCTTTCGGTGATTTTCAGGCATCGAAAGAGGTGAACTTTGCAATTGAAAAAGGAAAACTGGTTGGTCTTCTCGGACCATCCGGAAGTGGAAAAACAACGATCCTCCGAATGCTTGCCGGGCTGGAGCATCAGGATTCCGGTGATATCTGTATTAACGGAAATGTGGTGAACGACCTTCCTTCGAGTCAGAGAGGAATCGGATTCGTATTTCAGAATTACGCATTATTTCCTTATCTTACGGTATATGACAACATCGCTTATGGGTTAAAGATCCAGAAGAAAGATAAGAAATTTATCAAACAGAGAGTAACCGAGCTGCTGGATCTGGTAGGGCTTCCGGGGCTGGAAAAGAGATATCCGGATCAGCTCTCCGGTGGTCAGAGACAGCGAATCGCGCTGGCGAGAGCACTGGCACCGAATCCGGAACTGCTGCTTCTGGATGAACCGTTTGCAGCAATCGACGCGAAAGTTCGACAGGAGCTTCGTACCTGGTTAAGAGAGACGATCGATAAGATCGGAATCACCAGTATTTTCGTAACACATGATCAGGACGAGGCGATCGAGGTGGCGGATGAGATCATCATCACTAATGAGGGCCGCGTAGAGCAGATGGGAGATCCGGTGGAGATTTATCTGCATCCGAAGACACCGTTTGTGGCACAGTTTATCGGAAAATCTTCGATCATTGAAGATTATGGAAAATTAAAAGGATTTGATTCGATCGGACCGGATACGAAAGCGATCATCCGACCGGAATTCGTAGAGATCAAGAATCCGAAAGATATAACCGAAGAAAGTTCGATCTATGAACATGCTACCGTAGAACAGAGTATTTTCCGGGGTAATTACTTTGAGGTACTGTTAAATATCCGGGGCATCACACTGAGAACGAATTCACCGCTGGTCAACGGACCGTTAAAGAGCGGCGACAAAGTATGGGTAGTCATCAATCAGATGTATGTCTTTGATGATAAGACAACAACAACACTGACAAACAAAGGACTGGATATATCCAGTATGTATTATATCTAG
- a CDS encoding DUF5692 family protein, with protein sequence MFFQIYGETAGWQLLGWLFVFAGLVIMNEIARRSKWGGIACFLVLPAVLSVYFIAIYIGAASGAEWALNNDTYVHMNSWFHYAKLYAATAGCIGFMILKYHWGKLGKAHWFKAFPFVIVAINILIAVASDFESAIRAGSLAGGWWMSSEGVWLYGGWWNVLNGLAGLFNIVCMTGWWGIYSSKNKQDMLWPDMIWVYVLAYDIWNFQYTYLNLPTHSWYCGLALLLAPTFAAALWNKGGWIQNRANTLALWCMFAQVFPLFQDASHFTTVTSVYGEGGIAAAMGSTMPTVASPTAQGLISVVSFAVNVFVFAYILKRAKAQKKNPWKEEIFVDTKDYQEAMARAK encoded by the coding sequence ATGTTTTTTCAGATTTATGGAGAAACAGCAGGATGGCAGCTGCTTGGCTGGCTGTTCGTCTTTGCAGGACTGGTAATTATGAATGAGATCGCAAGGCGGTCGAAATGGGGAGGAATCGCATGTTTCCTGGTGCTCCCGGCGGTATTGTCTGTGTACTTTATCGCGATCTATATCGGAGCAGCATCCGGTGCGGAATGGGCGCTGAACAATGATACTTACGTACATATGAACAGCTGGTTCCACTATGCGAAGCTGTATGCGGCAACCGCAGGATGTATCGGATTCATGATCCTGAAGTACCACTGGGGAAAACTGGGAAAAGCACACTGGTTCAAAGCATTTCCGTTTGTGATCGTAGCAATCAACATCCTGATCGCAGTGGCATCTGACTTTGAATCTGCGATCCGTGCAGGTTCCCTGGCAGGTGGCTGGTGGATGTCATCGGAAGGCGTATGGCTGTACGGCGGCTGGTGGAATGTACTGAACGGTCTGGCAGGGCTTTTCAATATTGTTTGTATGACCGGATGGTGGGGTATCTATTCTTCCAAAAACAAACAGGATATGCTGTGGCCGGATATGATCTGGGTATACGTTCTGGCTTATGATATCTGGAACTTCCAGTATACTTACCTGAACCTGCCGACCCATTCCTGGTACTGTGGTCTGGCACTGCTTCTGGCACCGACCTTCGCAGCAGCACTGTGGAATAAAGGCGGCTGGATCCAGAACCGTGCAAATACCCTGGCACTGTGGTGCATGTTTGCGCAGGTGTTCCCGCTGTTTCAGGATGCGAGTCACTTTACAACCGTAACCTCTGTTTACGGTGAAGGCGGTATCGCAGCAGCGATGGGAAGCACCATGCCGACCGTTGCCAGTCCGACAGCACAGGGACTGATCTCGGTAGTATCCTTTGCTGTGAACGTGTTCGTATTTGCTTATATATTAAAGAGAGCAAAAGCACAGAAGAAGAACCCATGGAAAGAAGAGATCTTCGTGGATACGAAAGATTATCAGGAGGCTATGGCGAGAGCAAAATAA
- a CDS encoding hydrogenase maturation nickel metallochaperone HypA, translating to MHELGVTFHIMDHLEKVAKENEVEKIRKVVLELGEVSTVIGSYLLNCWTWAAKKRPLFEEAELIVETLPAITYCEECEKTYPTIEYGKICPHCGSEHTYLLQGSEFNIKEIEVE from the coding sequence ATGCATGAACTTGGCGTGACCTTTCATATCATGGATCATCTGGAAAAGGTGGCAAAGGAGAATGAAGTGGAAAAAATACGGAAGGTAGTGCTGGAACTTGGGGAGGTCTCGACGGTGATCGGATCTTACCTGCTAAACTGCTGGACGTGGGCGGCGAAGAAACGGCCGCTGTTTGAGGAAGCGGAACTTATTGTGGAGACACTTCCTGCGATTACATACTGTGAGGAATGTGAGAAGACCTATCCGACCATAGAATACGGAAAGATCTGTCCGCACTGTGGCAGCGAACACACGTATCTTTTGCAGGGGAGTGAATTTAACATTAAGGAAATAGAAGTGGAATAA
- a CDS encoding FAD-dependent oxidoreductase yields the protein MKKELDKELYPDYVYPEFTPDPNEPFREPIAKLGKKITDRIPQKLGLKKITRNDPEYWGLAGVLTDEEAELAVKLGVRKPKTLAEIVKLSGLEEKKCEALLEEMSRKGLLEYNWENPKHEKQYVLPMYVPGCAEFFNMNANILDSNPEMGTFFEHMSRLPLEKITPFVPEGGAGIGMHVIPVEKAIEMENESVDLEHISHWLNKYEGKYAASPCSCRRSRLTHGEGCADDPEGWCIAVGDMADYVVETQKDGRYIDKAEALEILKAAEDNGFVHQITNIDGANKIFAICNCNVNVCYALRTSQLFNTPNMSRSAYVAKVEKANCVACGKCVEFCPAGAVKLGQKLCDKEGCEVQYPRIPLPSEQPWGEHMWSHNYRDVNRINCYDTGTAPCKTACPAHVAVQGYLKLAKEGRYDDALALIKKDNPLPAVCGHVCNRRCEDACTRGTIDEAVAIDEVKRFLAERDLNAETRYIPKKTIPSLKGGFDEKIAIIGAGPAGLSCAYYLALTGYKPTIFEKNEEPGGMLRYGIPSYKLEKDLLAAEIDVIRELGVEIRCGVEIGKDITIEELREQGYKGFYVAIGCQRGRKPGITGENAKGTYAAVDFLREAGAKESFALEGDVVVVGGGNVAIDAARISSRCVDAKISMFCLEQRENMPASKEEIAEALEESIELNCGWGPKEVLEEDGKVAGVVFKKCIRVLDEQGRFSPEYDEEQTVTIPCKHVIFSVGQAIEWGNMLDNLDLKRRPNGGALANKLTYQTSKPDIFVGGDVYTGPRFAIDAIAAGREGAISLHRYVHENCTLTIGRNRRDFVELDKNNISVDSYDTSKRQIPAKADEKAQAATFRDLSHSLTEEQVKAETSRCLSCGASVVDPNKCIGCGVCTTKCVFDAIHLHREIPGASVMRASEDKLKYILPNMVKQSIKVKFAKKK from the coding sequence ATGAAGAAAGAACTGGATAAAGAGCTGTATCCGGATTATGTCTATCCGGAATTCACCCCGGATCCGAACGAACCGTTCCGGGAGCCGATCGCGAAACTGGGCAAAAAGATCACAGACCGGATTCCACAGAAACTGGGATTGAAAAAGATTACCAGAAACGATCCGGAGTACTGGGGACTTGCCGGCGTGCTTACCGATGAGGAAGCAGAACTGGCAGTAAAACTTGGTGTGAGAAAACCGAAGACACTGGCAGAGATCGTGAAACTCTCCGGTCTGGAAGAGAAAAAATGTGAAGCGCTGCTGGAAGAAATGTCAAGAAAAGGTCTTCTGGAATACAACTGGGAGAATCCGAAGCACGAAAAACAGTATGTGTTACCGATGTATGTACCGGGATGTGCAGAATTTTTCAACATGAACGCAAACATCCTGGACTCTAACCCGGAGATGGGAACTTTCTTTGAACATATGTCCCGTCTGCCGCTGGAGAAGATCACACCGTTCGTGCCGGAAGGCGGTGCCGGTATCGGTATGCATGTTATCCCGGTGGAAAAAGCAATCGAGATGGAAAATGAATCCGTAGATCTGGAACATATTTCCCACTGGCTGAACAAATATGAGGGAAAATACGCGGCAAGCCCGTGTTCCTGCCGTCGTTCCCGCCTGACCCACGGAGAGGGCTGCGCGGACGATCCGGAAGGCTGGTGTATCGCCGTCGGAGATATGGCAGATTATGTAGTGGAAACACAGAAAGACGGACGCTATATCGACAAAGCGGAAGCACTGGAGATCCTGAAGGCAGCAGAGGACAACGGATTTGTGCACCAGATTACAAACATCGATGGTGCAAATAAGATCTTTGCGATTTGTAACTGTAATGTGAATGTCTGTTATGCACTGCGTACCTCCCAGCTCTTTAACACCCCGAATATGTCCCGTTCCGCTTACGTGGCGAAAGTAGAAAAAGCCAACTGTGTAGCCTGCGGAAAATGTGTGGAATTCTGTCCGGCAGGTGCGGTAAAACTGGGTCAGAAGCTGTGTGACAAAGAGGGATGCGAAGTGCAATATCCGCGGATCCCTCTTCCGTCTGAGCAGCCGTGGGGTGAGCATATGTGGTCCCATAATTATCGTGATGTGAACCGGATCAATTGTTACGATACCGGTACTGCACCATGTAAAACTGCCTGTCCGGCGCATGTTGCCGTACAGGGCTATCTGAAACTGGCAAAAGAAGGACGTTATGATGACGCACTGGCATTAATTAAGAAGGATAATCCGTTACCGGCAGTCTGTGGACATGTATGTAACCGCAGATGTGAGGATGCATGTACCAGAGGAACCATCGATGAGGCGGTAGCCATCGATGAAGTAAAACGATTCCTGGCAGAACGTGACCTGAATGCGGAGACGAGATATATCCCGAAAAAGACGATTCCGTCCCTGAAAGGTGGATTTGATGAGAAGATCGCCATCATCGGTGCCGGTCCGGCGGGACTTTCCTGTGCATATTATCTGGCGCTGACCGGATACAAACCGACTATTTTCGAGAAAAATGAGGAACCGGGCGGTATGCTTCGTTACGGAATTCCTTCCTATAAATTAGAAAAAGATCTTCTGGCAGCAGAGATCGATGTGATTCGGGAGCTTGGCGTGGAGATCCGCTGTGGCGTGGAGATCGGAAAAGATATTACGATCGAAGAGCTGCGTGAACAGGGATACAAAGGTTTCTACGTGGCGATCGGATGCCAGCGTGGAAGAAAACCGGGTATCACAGGAGAAAATGCAAAAGGTACTTATGCAGCCGTTGATTTCCTGCGGGAAGCGGGAGCGAAAGAAAGCTTTGCGCTTGAAGGTGATGTTGTGGTTGTCGGCGGTGGTAATGTAGCCATCGATGCGGCAAGAATCAGCAGTCGCTGTGTGGATGCGAAGATCTCCATGTTCTGTCTGGAACAGCGGGAAAATATGCCGGCAAGTAAGGAAGAGATTGCGGAAGCACTGGAAGAAAGTATCGAGCTGAACTGCGGCTGGGGACCGAAAGAAGTGCTGGAAGAAGACGGAAAAGTGGCCGGTGTGGTATTTAAAAAATGTATCCGTGTACTGGATGAACAGGGAAGATTTTCACCGGAATACGATGAAGAACAGACCGTGACCATACCGTGTAAGCATGTGATCTTCTCCGTAGGACAGGCGATCGAATGGGGCAATATGCTGGATAATCTGGATCTGAAGAGACGGCCGAACGGCGGCGCACTGGCAAACAAACTGACCTATCAGACCTCGAAACCGGATATTTTCGTCGGCGGAGATGTGTATACAGGACCGAGATTTGCCATCGATGCGATCGCAGCAGGACGGGAGGGTGCGATTTCCCTGCACCGTTATGTACATGAAAACTGTACCCTGACCATCGGAAGAAACCGTCGTGATTTTGTGGAGCTGGATAAAAACAATATTTCCGTGGACAGTTACGATACATCCAAACGCCAGATCCCGGCGAAAGCAGATGAAAAAGCGCAGGCAGCGACCTTCCGTGATCTGTCTCACAGCCTGACGGAAGAACAGGTGAAAGCAGAAACTTCCCGTTGTCTGTCCTGTGGAGCTTCTGTGGTGGATCCGAATAAATGTATCGGCTGTGGAGTATGTACCACAAAATGTGTCTTTGATGCTATTCATCTGCACAGAGAGATTCCGGGAGCGTCTGTGATGCGGGCATCTGAGGATAAACTGAAGTATATTCTTCCGAATATGGTGAAACAGTCCATCAAAGTGAAGTTTGCGAAGAAGAAATAG
- the hypB gene encoding hydrogenase nickel incorporation protein HypB, giving the protein MKEVRVLEIKESVFADNDRQADNLRRELKEQGVFLMNLMSSPGSGKTTTLKGTIERLRDRFRIGVMEADIDSDVDAKAIAETGAKSIQLHTGGMCHLDAEMTRQGVEGLGVDDVDLAILENVGNLVCPAEFDTGASKNVMILSVPEGHDKPLKYPLMFRICDAVLINKIDVLPYFDFDMEQVKEYIHQRNPQAKVFPISAKTGEGMDAWAEWLAAQVNAWKTGV; this is encoded by the coding sequence GTGAAAGAGGTAAGAGTCCTTGAGATCAAGGAGAGCGTATTTGCAGATAATGACCGACAGGCGGATAACCTTCGCCGGGAGTTAAAAGAACAGGGAGTATTTCTGATGAATCTGATGTCTTCACCGGGATCCGGAAAGACTACAACACTGAAAGGAACAATCGAGCGGTTAAGGGATCGGTTCCGGATCGGTGTGATGGAGGCAGATATCGATTCGGATGTGGATGCAAAGGCGATTGCAGAAACAGGGGCCAAATCGATCCAGCTGCATACCGGGGGTATGTGCCACCTGGATGCGGAGATGACCCGACAGGGTGTGGAGGGTCTTGGCGTGGACGATGTGGATCTGGCGATCCTGGAAAATGTGGGAAATCTGGTCTGTCCGGCAGAATTTGATACGGGCGCATCGAAAAATGTGATGATCCTTTCCGTACCGGAGGGACATGACAAACCGCTGAAATATCCGCTGATGTTTCGGATCTGTGATGCGGTGCTGATCAACAAGATCGATGTACTGCCTTATTTTGATTTTGACATGGAACAGGTGAAAGAGTATATCCATCAGAGAAATCCACAGGCGAAAGTATTTCCAATCAGTGCGAAGACAGGGGAAGGCATGGATGCGTGGGCCGAGTGGCTGGCTGCGCAGGTAAATGCATGGAAAACCGGTGTCTGA
- a CDS encoding TetR/AcrR family transcriptional regulator encodes MREKIIDTAIEEFTKNGLKFTMNDVAKALGISKKTIYTVFESKQEVLVAIADRYAGDFTEMREEIERDGSLDTLEKLERLFCALPTKYYNIGLSRIFELAQKYPKQYKYLMEAVNQGWALAEQYLEKGIREGKIRKDISKPVVMAMIRGTVTCFLESDILYKNGLTYEQGKEEMVQIIMKGIREA; translated from the coding sequence ATGAGAGAAAAAATCATTGATACGGCCATCGAGGAATTTACGAAAAATGGTTTGAAATTTACGATGAATGATGTAGCGAAAGCGTTGGGGATCAGTAAAAAAACCATCTATACCGTGTTCGAGAGCAAGCAGGAAGTTCTGGTGGCGATCGCGGATCGATATGCCGGGGACTTTACCGAGATGAGAGAGGAGATCGAGCGGGATGGCAGCCTGGATACGCTGGAGAAGCTGGAGCGGCTGTTTTGTGCGCTTCCTACGAAATATTATAATATTGGGCTGAGCAGGATCTTCGAACTGGCACAGAAATATCCGAAACAGTACAAGTACCTGATGGAAGCAGTCAATCAGGGCTGGGCACTTGCTGAACAGTACTTGGAGAAGGGGATAAGAGAAGGAAAGATCCGGAAGGATATCTCGAAACCGGTCGTTATGGCGATGATCCGGGGAACGGTAACCTGCTTTCTGGAGAGTGATATTCTCTACAAGAACGGGCTGACCTACGAACAGGGAAAAGAAGAGATGGTACAGATTATCATGAAAGGGATAAGAGAAGCGTGA
- a CDS encoding type II toxin-antitoxin system YafQ family toxin, which produces MTRYEIKNTTQFKKDYKLARRRGLNMDLLKDVVTRLANGEPLDPRHKDHPLSGEWSGHRECHIQPDWLLIYRYENDILVLALTRTGTHSDLFNL; this is translated from the coding sequence ATGACCAGATACGAAATAAAAAACACGACACAATTTAAAAAAGATTACAAGTTGGCCAGACGGCGAGGACTGAACATGGATCTTTTAAAAGATGTTGTTACCAGACTCGCCAATGGTGAGCCATTAGATCCGAGACATAAGGATCATCCTTTATCCGGTGAATGGTCTGGACACAGAGAGTGCCATATTCAGCCGGATTGGCTTCTGATTTATCGTTATGAAAATGATATTCTCGTCCTTGCACTTACCCGCACGGGTACACATAGCGATTTATTTAATCTATAG
- a CDS encoding type II toxin-antitoxin system RelB/DinJ family antitoxin produces MAKSSTSNVCIRMDSKVKAAAEALYEELGMNLSTAFNIFVRQSLRERGIPFKITEGSPSQETVSAMLEAERIAKDATVKGYHDVDKFFADLDE; encoded by the coding sequence ATGGCGAAATCTTCAACCAGTAATGTTTGTATTCGTATGGACAGTAAGGTAAAGGCTGCTGCGGAAGCTCTTTATGAGGAACTTGGTATGAATCTCAGCACAGCGTTTAATATTTTTGTTCGTCAGTCTTTGCGTGAAAGAGGAATACCTTTTAAAATAACAGAAGGTTCCCCGAGTCAGGAAACCGTCTCAGCAATGCTTGAGGCAGAAAGGATTGCAAAAGATGCTACAGTGAAAGGGTATCATGATGTAGATAAATTTTTTGCAGACCTTGATGAATGA